One Sanguibacter keddieii DSM 10542 genomic window carries:
- a CDS encoding DUF3566 domain-containing protein — translation MSGDATGKPTTAGSKPTQGSSSSRPPAPPAPPASQNPPSVPPKKAPGSASPTSAAGATKVSGSSKPAGATKPSGPSTSTGAQSAVKTPAKAASTSTKPSTGATSTAPPATGPSKVGTVTAATPTAVPRTSTPGVPSATPAASTTQTSPAVKKAAAGPRRVRLAVARIDPWSAMKLSFLLSIALGIMMIVATIVFWMVLDGMYVFTEVDRLVQEVLGDTADVNVLQYVEFKRVVSLATIIAIVDMVLLTALATIGAFLYNVVASLVGGVHLTLIDE, via the coding sequence ATGAGCGGCGACGCCACCGGCAAGCCCACCACAGCGGGCAGCAAGCCCACGCAGGGCAGCTCGTCCTCGCGACCGCCAGCACCACCGGCGCCGCCCGCGAGCCAGAACCCGCCCTCCGTGCCGCCCAAGAAGGCTCCGGGCAGCGCCTCGCCCACCTCGGCAGCCGGCGCCACCAAGGTCTCCGGGTCCTCGAAGCCCGCTGGCGCGACCAAGCCCTCTGGGCCGTCGACATCGACCGGTGCGCAGAGTGCCGTGAAGACACCTGCGAAGGCCGCGAGCACGTCGACGAAGCCCTCCACGGGGGCCACGAGCACGGCCCCGCCGGCGACGGGGCCCAGCAAGGTCGGGACGGTCACGGCCGCCACGCCGACCGCCGTGCCCCGCACCAGCACTCCCGGGGTGCCCTCAGCGACGCCGGCAGCGTCGACGACGCAGACCAGCCCGGCCGTGAAGAAGGCTGCCGCGGGTCCCCGACGCGTCCGTCTCGCCGTCGCACGGATCGACCCGTGGTCGGCCATGAAGCTCTCGTTCCTGCTCTCGATCGCTCTCGGCATCATGATGATCGTCGCGACCATCGTGTTCTGGATGGTGCTCGACGGCATGTACGTGTTCACCGAGGTCGACAGGCTGGTCCAGGAGGTCCTCGGCGACACCGCCGACGTCAACGTCCTCCAGTACGTCGAGTTCAAGAGGGTCGTGTCGCTCGCCACGATCATCGCCATCGTCGACATGGTGCTGCTCACAGCGCTCGCGACGATCGGGGCATTCCTGTACAACGTGGTCGCCTCGCTCGTGGGCGGTGTGCACCTCACGCTCATCGACGAGTAA
- a CDS encoding DLW-39 family protein, with amino-acid sequence MKKLLFTLAVAGIGYAVWRKYTEDNAERDLWSEVTDTFQ; translated from the coding sequence ATGAAGAAGCTGTTGTTCACGCTGGCCGTAGCAGGCATCGGGTACGCCGTCTGGCGCAAGTACACCGAGGACAACGCAGAGCGTGACCTGTGGTCTGAGGTCACGGACACGTTCCAGTAG
- a CDS encoding peptidylprolyl isomerase: MFATLHTTAGDIRIELFPNHTPKTVQNFTGLATGSKTWTDPKTGAESNEPFYDGLIFHRVIPGFMIQGGCPLGTGTGDPGYKFDDEIHPELSFNKPYLLAMANAGTRRNAITGQPEGTNGSQFFVSVEATPWLNGKHTIFGEVADDSSRAVVDAIASAATRPGDRPVEDITITSVTIED, encoded by the coding sequence ATGTTCGCAACCCTCCACACCACTGCTGGTGACATCCGTATCGAGCTGTTCCCCAACCACACGCCGAAGACGGTGCAGAACTTCACCGGTCTCGCGACCGGTTCCAAGACCTGGACGGACCCCAAGACGGGCGCCGAGAGCAACGAGCCGTTCTACGACGGCCTCATCTTCCACCGCGTCATCCCGGGCTTCATGATCCAGGGTGGCTGCCCCCTCGGCACCGGTACCGGAGACCCCGGCTACAAGTTCGACGACGAGATCCACCCCGAGCTCTCGTTCAACAAGCCCTACCTGCTCGCCATGGCCAACGCCGGCACCCGCCGCAACGCCATCACCGGCCAGCCCGAGGGCACCAACGGCTCGCAGTTCTTCGTGTCGGTCGAGGCCACCCCGTGGCTCAACGGCAAGCACACCATCTTCGGTGAGGTCGCCGACGACTCGAGCCGTGCCGTCGTCGACGCGATCGCCTCCGCGGCCACGCGCCCCGGCGACCGCCCGGTCGAGGACATCACCATCACGTCCGTCACGATCGAGGACTGA
- a CDS encoding rhomboid family intramembrane serine protease, which produces MPASVGVQCVDCVREAQRNAPVHRTALGAPLRGGRPVVTWTIIGLCLASYVLQLAMGWGGWTSRLAFSPALGEIEPWRFVTAAFVHSTSFFHIALNMYALWIVGPYLENLLGRVRFTALYLLSAIGGQVAVVLLADPSGASWFTGTVGASGAVFGLFGAIFVVMRKMGQEARGMLVIIGLNLVVGFVVPNISWQGHLGGLVTGTVLGAVYAYAPRERRTVVSVLVTVVVAVVLVGAALLRYSQA; this is translated from the coding sequence GTGCCGGCCTCCGTCGGCGTCCAGTGCGTCGACTGCGTCCGCGAGGCGCAGCGCAACGCCCCCGTGCACCGCACCGCCCTCGGTGCGCCGCTGCGCGGCGGGCGGCCCGTGGTCACCTGGACCATCATCGGGCTCTGCCTCGCCAGCTACGTCCTCCAGCTCGCAATGGGGTGGGGCGGCTGGACGAGCCGGCTGGCCTTCTCGCCCGCCCTCGGCGAGATCGAGCCGTGGCGTTTCGTCACCGCCGCCTTCGTGCACTCCACGAGCTTCTTCCACATCGCGCTCAACATGTACGCGCTGTGGATCGTCGGCCCCTACCTCGAGAACCTCCTCGGTCGGGTCCGGTTCACCGCCCTCTACCTGCTCTCCGCGATCGGCGGGCAGGTCGCGGTGGTCCTCCTCGCTGACCCTTCCGGTGCCTCGTGGTTCACCGGGACCGTCGGAGCCTCCGGCGCGGTGTTCGGCCTGTTCGGCGCGATCTTCGTCGTCATGCGCAAGATGGGGCAAGAGGCCCGCGGGATGCTCGTGATCATCGGCCTCAACCTCGTGGTCGGGTTCGTCGTCCCGAACATCTCCTGGCAGGGGCACCTCGGTGGGCTCGTCACCGGGACCGTGCTCGGTGCCGTGTACGCCTACGCGCCGCGCGAGCGGCGCACCGTGGTGAGCGTGCTCGTCACGGTCGTGGTCGCCGTGGTGCTGGTCGGTGCGGCCCTGCTGCGTTATTCACAGGCGTAG
- a CDS encoding cell division protein CrgA, whose product MPESKRRKKAAQTSSAQASAPKVKQVREGNPAWLVPTMITMFIVGILWVVLFYLTSGGAQLPIPPIGRWNILVGFMILLGGFGLSTRWK is encoded by the coding sequence GTGCCTGAATCGAAGCGCCGCAAGAAGGCCGCCCAGACCTCGTCTGCGCAGGCCTCCGCACCCAAGGTCAAGCAGGTCCGCGAGGGCAACCCGGCCTGGCTGGTGCCGACCATGATCACGATGTTCATCGTCGGGATCCTGTGGGTCGTCCTCTTCTACCTGACGTCGGGTGGCGCGCAGCTGCCGATCCCGCCGATCGGCCGGTGGAACATCCTCGTCGGGTTCATGATCCTGCTCGGCGGATTCGGTCTGTCGACCCGCTGGAAGTAG
- a CDS encoding DUF881 domain-containing protein, protein MAPQTHGRRTSIRATLSVTLVLVLSGLLFTANARLSGGEENRQPENFAELVRQEVDRGDELLSEVEGLRSTVDTLSASLDVQAPTLDPVLDVNSGIQAGMTPVTGPGLRVQLDDAPTNRPQPEEIVPDDLVVHQQDLEGVINALWAGGAEAMTLQGERVTALTAFRCVGNVLSLHGRVYSPPYVVEAVGDPDQLRAALDASGPLSIYREYVAAVGLGYDVQGQDQIDVPAFTGSLTLEHATVPEGVDVYR, encoded by the coding sequence ATGGCACCTCAGACGCACGGCCGCAGGACGTCGATCCGGGCGACCCTGTCGGTGACCCTCGTGCTCGTCCTGTCCGGGCTGCTCTTCACCGCCAACGCCCGCCTGTCGGGCGGCGAGGAGAACCGTCAGCCCGAGAACTTCGCGGAGCTGGTACGCCAGGAGGTCGACCGCGGCGACGAGCTGCTCTCCGAGGTGGAGGGCCTGCGCTCGACCGTCGACACCCTCAGCGCCTCGCTCGACGTGCAGGCGCCCACCCTCGACCCCGTCCTCGACGTCAACTCCGGCATCCAGGCCGGGATGACCCCCGTGACAGGACCCGGACTGCGGGTGCAGCTCGACGACGCGCCCACCAACAGGCCCCAGCCCGAGGAGATCGTCCCGGACGACCTCGTGGTCCACCAGCAGGACCTCGAGGGCGTCATCAACGCGCTGTGGGCCGGGGGAGCAGAGGCCATGACGCTCCAGGGGGAGCGGGTGACCGCCCTCACCGCGTTCCGCTGCGTCGGCAACGTGCTCTCGCTCCACGGCCGTGTGTACTCCCCGCCCTACGTGGTCGAGGCTGTCGGCGACCCCGACCAGCTCCGCGCGGCGCTCGACGCCTCGGGCCCGCTGAGCATCTACCGGGAGTACGTCGCCGCCGTCGGCCTCGGTTACGACGTGCAGGGCCAGGACCAGATCGACGTCCCGGCCTTCACGGGATCGCTCACCCTCGAGCACGCCACCGTGCCCGAGGGTGTGGACGTGTACCGGTGA
- a CDS encoding aminodeoxychorismate/anthranilate synthase component II codes for MTRILVVDNYDSFVYTIVGYLQQLGAETVVVRNDAVPALEERSGYDGVLVSPGPGTPAEAGQSLQVIRDCAATGTPMLGVCLGHQALGEAFGATVTHAPELMHGKTSVVAHRDGGVLAGLPHPFTATRYHSLAVVTGTVPDELEVTAEVEGAHGTIIMGLAHRELPLHGVQFHPESVLTEGGHRLLANWLEICGSTDAVARSEGLAPLLHR; via the coding sequence ATGACCCGAATCCTCGTCGTCGACAACTACGACTCGTTCGTCTACACGATCGTCGGATACCTGCAGCAGCTCGGCGCAGAGACCGTCGTCGTCCGCAACGACGCCGTGCCCGCGCTCGAGGAGCGCTCCGGCTACGACGGCGTGCTCGTGTCCCCGGGCCCCGGGACGCCGGCCGAGGCAGGTCAGAGCCTCCAGGTGATCCGCGACTGCGCCGCCACGGGGACGCCGATGCTCGGCGTGTGCCTCGGGCACCAGGCGCTCGGCGAGGCCTTCGGGGCGACCGTCACCCACGCGCCGGAGCTCATGCACGGCAAGACCAGCGTGGTCGCGCACCGTGACGGCGGCGTGCTCGCCGGTCTGCCGCACCCCTTCACCGCCACCCGCTACCACTCGCTCGCCGTCGTCACCGGCACGGTGCCCGACGAGCTCGAGGTCACGGCGGAGGTCGAGGGCGCGCACGGCACCATCATCATGGGGCTCGCGCACCGCGAGCTGCCCCTGCACGGCGTGCAGTTCCACCCCGAGTCGGTGCTCACCGAGGGGGGCCACCGGCTGCTGGCCAACTGGCTAGAGATCTGCGGGTCGACCGACGCCGTCGCACGCTCCGAGGGGCTGGCACCGCTGCTGCACCGCTGA
- the pknB gene encoding Stk1 family PASTA domain-containing Ser/Thr kinase gives MVDEAPRTLAGRYEVGELIGRGGMAEVHIGHDNRLGRTVAIKILRSDLARDPSFQARFRREAQSAAALNHPAIVAVYDTGEDTFTEPSGAVSHVPFIVMEYVEGHTVRDILQDGNAVPIDEAVEITSGVLSALEYSHHAGIVHRDIKPANVMLTPTGAIKVMDFGIARALADSAATMTQTQAVIGTAQYLSPEQARGESVDARSDLYSTGCLLFELLTGRPPFTGDSPVSVAYQHVREAPVSPSSIASDVPETLDRVTLKALAKERTARYGSAAEFRSDLEAAIRGGAMAAGPLGAVVAAAAATGPAEGATEIFSSVADETQVAPAWAPVATAEDPLAELETEDDEDKPKHRALLWTLVTIAVIALAVIATMFLLNNREEPVPNEAVPTLTGMTRAEITTALSNEGFTTPPEFFEEASTEVEAGLYVRSDPAIGASAPADSTIQVWTSTGPEEATVPDVTGYTQEQAVRAIEAEGLVVASSRESEFSIKVARDSVTQTEPKAGTAAKKGDTVTLLVSNGQVELSDLTGMTRADALATLQAFGLTGNFEETPVPFSESEGVADDTVISFAPSGRVDQGAQITVQIAKIQQTTVPENLVGLTLDEARTALSGADLVMLLAPETSTPNPTTRVVSSNPAPGTVVDPESTVILTFEPEPSPDPTDTESTPSDDESGSAGGNSPGRSGEAPGRNDD, from the coding sequence GTGGTTGACGAGGCACCCCGCACCCTTGCGGGCCGGTACGAGGTCGGTGAGCTCATCGGCCGCGGTGGTATGGCCGAGGTCCACATCGGCCACGACAACCGTCTCGGACGGACCGTCGCGATCAAGATCTTGCGCTCCGACCTCGCTCGGGACCCGTCGTTCCAGGCCCGGTTCCGCCGCGAGGCGCAGTCCGCGGCTGCGCTCAACCACCCCGCCATCGTCGCGGTGTACGACACCGGTGAGGACACCTTCACCGAGCCCAGCGGCGCCGTGTCCCACGTTCCCTTCATCGTCATGGAGTACGTCGAGGGCCACACGGTCCGCGACATCCTCCAGGACGGCAACGCCGTGCCGATCGACGAGGCCGTCGAGATCACCTCAGGCGTGCTCTCCGCGCTCGAGTACTCGCACCACGCGGGCATCGTGCACCGCGACATCAAGCCCGCGAACGTGATGCTCACGCCGACCGGTGCGATCAAGGTGATGGACTTCGGCATCGCGCGCGCCCTCGCGGACTCCGCGGCCACGATGACGCAGACGCAGGCCGTGATCGGCACCGCCCAGTACCTGTCCCCCGAGCAGGCCCGCGGCGAGAGCGTCGACGCCCGCAGCGACCTGTACTCGACCGGCTGCCTGCTCTTCGAGCTGCTCACCGGCCGTCCGCCGTTCACCGGCGACTCCCCCGTGTCCGTCGCGTACCAGCACGTCCGCGAGGCCCCGGTCAGCCCGAGCAGCATCGCGTCCGACGTCCCCGAGACCCTCGACCGCGTGACCCTCAAGGCGCTCGCCAAGGAGCGCACGGCGCGCTACGGCAGCGCCGCCGAGTTCCGCTCCGACCTCGAGGCCGCGATCCGCGGCGGTGCCATGGCAGCCGGGCCGCTCGGCGCCGTCGTCGCGGCGGCAGCTGCGACCGGTCCTGCCGAGGGCGCGACCGAGATCTTCAGCTCGGTGGCCGACGAGACGCAGGTCGCCCCGGCCTGGGCGCCCGTCGCCACGGCCGAGGACCCCCTCGCGGAGCTCGAGACCGAGGACGACGAGGACAAGCCGAAGCACCGTGCCCTCCTCTGGACCCTCGTGACCATCGCCGTGATCGCCCTCGCGGTGATCGCGACGATGTTCCTGCTCAACAACCGCGAGGAACCCGTCCCCAACGAGGCCGTCCCCACCCTCACGGGGATGACGAGGGCCGAGATCACCACGGCGCTGAGCAACGAGGGCTTCACCACCCCGCCCGAGTTCTTCGAAGAGGCCAGCACCGAGGTCGAGGCCGGGCTCTACGTCCGCAGCGACCCGGCGATCGGCGCCTCCGCACCTGCTGACAGCACCATCCAGGTGTGGACGTCGACGGGGCCGGAGGAGGCGACCGTGCCTGACGTCACCGGCTACACGCAGGAGCAGGCGGTCCGCGCCATCGAGGCCGAGGGCCTGGTCGTCGCCTCGTCACGCGAGTCCGAGTTCAGCATCAAGGTGGCCCGCGACTCGGTCACCCAGACCGAGCCGAAGGCGGGCACCGCCGCCAAGAAGGGCGACACCGTCACCCTGCTCGTCTCGAACGGCCAGGTCGAGCTGTCCGACCTCACCGGGATGACCCGGGCCGACGCGCTCGCGACGCTCCAGGCCTTCGGCCTGACGGGGAACTTCGAGGAGACCCCCGTCCCCTTCTCCGAGTCTGAGGGGGTCGCGGACGACACGGTCATCTCGTTCGCTCCTTCTGGCCGGGTCGACCAGGGCGCCCAGATCACGGTGCAGATCGCCAAGATCCAGCAGACGACCGTCCCCGAGAACCTGGTCGGCCTGACCCTGGACGAGGCACGGACGGCGCTCTCCGGGGCGGACCTCGTGATGCTGCTCGCGCCGGAGACCTCGACCCCGAACCCGACGACGAGGGTCGTCTCGTCGAACCCTGCTCCCGGCACCGTGGTGGACCCCGAGTCGACGGTGATCCTCACCTTCGAGCCGGAGCCGTCCCCCGACCCGACCGACACCGAGTCGACACCCTCTGACGACGAGAGCGGATCGGCGGGCGGGAACTCCCCCGGACGCAGCGGAGAGGCACCGGGGCGCAACGACGACTAG
- a CDS encoding serine/threonine-protein kinase, with amino-acid sequence MKPEAQMALGGRYRLVRQIAVGGMGEVWVAHDESLARDVAVKVLREEFAGNSDFLDRLRTEARNSAALSHSNIAQLYDYGEQQGSGYLVMELVQGEPMSDLLEREPVLPVLRLLSILSQTARALHAAHVAGVVHRDVKPGNILLERSGEVKITDFGVSLAANQIPMTAAGMVMGTAQYLSPEQAIGKAATGASDIYALGIVAYESIVGNRPFTGATPVDIAVAQVNETVPPLPATVHTGLADLVMRMLAKDPLDRPRSGAILARTFDLLADEIAADPWGNGRRRRDPEPAPARREAPPTAGLPTTAPAAPAAPPAAALSAEPAAPVAPAVPLPPVQQPGTSRTAPPAPPVAGPEDPETAHGSAPSAPVGRRMLPAPSETADPQHLAHGTHGAEGSQGSARTSPEPTSLGGAGREAHHLSAEPAPQAPPARARHDALPPPPPADEPTRTLPQRQPRSAPEQRSAQWEPQTPVWDAVDSPRRSPDAAGHGQQPPAPSEQTGAVRRRVPHTGATDRARTSDQPRSAGPRSGLPRTPAAGGRTGASASPAARGRSGSGRPGRGSSSSRRRGAQRRGGLAGFLDTVRSVGWPTLALVLVLVVVLTATLAKALLDSSGSEDSSSPSGDGHLSETISVESTGGTGTDAMIVQATGSQSRGAASPTTPKDT; translated from the coding sequence ATGAAGCCAGAGGCGCAGATGGCGCTCGGCGGCAGGTACCGCCTGGTCCGGCAGATCGCTGTCGGTGGCATGGGAGAGGTCTGGGTCGCGCACGACGAGTCGCTGGCCCGCGACGTCGCCGTCAAGGTCCTGCGCGAGGAGTTCGCCGGCAACTCCGACTTCCTCGACCGGCTGCGGACCGAGGCGCGCAACAGCGCCGCCCTGTCCCACTCGAACATCGCCCAGCTCTACGACTACGGCGAGCAGCAGGGCTCCGGCTACCTCGTCATGGAGCTCGTCCAGGGCGAGCCCATGTCCGACCTCCTCGAGCGCGAGCCCGTGCTGCCCGTGCTGCGCCTGCTGTCGATCCTGTCGCAGACCGCACGAGCACTCCACGCCGCGCACGTCGCCGGGGTGGTCCACCGCGACGTCAAGCCCGGCAACATCCTGCTCGAGCGCTCGGGCGAGGTGAAGATCACCGACTTCGGCGTCTCCCTCGCCGCCAACCAGATCCCCATGACCGCGGCGGGGATGGTCATGGGCACCGCGCAGTACCTCTCGCCGGAGCAGGCGATCGGCAAGGCCGCGACCGGGGCCTCGGACATCTACGCCCTCGGGATCGTCGCCTACGAGTCCATCGTCGGCAACCGGCCCTTCACCGGCGCGACCCCCGTCGACATCGCCGTGGCACAGGTCAACGAGACCGTCCCTCCGCTGCCTGCGACGGTCCACACCGGTCTCGCGGACCTCGTCATGCGCATGCTCGCCAAGGACCCGCTCGACCGACCGCGCAGCGGCGCGATCCTCGCGCGGACCTTCGACCTGCTCGCCGACGAGATCGCCGCCGACCCCTGGGGCAACGGGCGCCGCCGGCGCGACCCCGAGCCTGCTCCCGCACGCCGCGAAGCACCCCCCACAGCAGGTCTGCCGACGACCGCACCGGCCGCGCCAGCAGCACCGCCCGCAGCGGCGCTGTCAGCCGAGCCCGCAGCACCCGTGGCGCCCGCGGTGCCGCTGCCGCCCGTGCAGCAGCCCGGCACGTCACGGACGGCGCCGCCTGCTCCCCCGGTCGCCGGTCCCGAGGACCCGGAGACCGCCCACGGCAGCGCACCGTCGGCGCCCGTCGGTCGCCGGATGCTCCCTGCCCCGTCGGAGACCGCCGACCCCCAGCACCTCGCTCACGGCACCCACGGCGCTGAGGGCTCTCAGGGCAGCGCACGCACGTCGCCCGAGCCCACGAGCCTCGGCGGGGCGGGCCGGGAGGCGCACCACCTGTCGGCAGAGCCCGCGCCGCAGGCCCCACCGGCGCGTGCCCGCCACGACGCCCTGCCGCCGCCCCCACCGGCGGACGAGCCGACCCGTACCCTCCCGCAGCGCCAGCCTCGGTCAGCGCCCGAGCAGCGCTCTGCGCAGTGGGAGCCCCAGACCCCGGTGTGGGACGCGGTCGACTCCCCGCGACGCTCGCCGGACGCTGCCGGCCACGGTCAGCAGCCCCCTGCTCCCTCGGAGCAGACCGGTGCGGTGCGACGCCGCGTGCCGCACACCGGTGCGACAGACCGTGCACGCACCTCCGACCAGCCGAGGTCGGCCGGCCCACGGTCGGGACTCCCCCGCACCCCTGCGGCCGGCGGCAGGACAGGTGCGTCCGCGAGCCCGGCAGCACGTGGCAGGTCTGGCAGCGGCAGGCCTGGACGAGGCAGCTCCTCGAGCCGGCGCCGAGGCGCGCAGCGTCGTGGCGGGCTCGCCGGCTTCCTCGACACCGTGCGCTCGGTCGGGTGGCCGACGCTCGCCCTCGTGCTCGTGCTGGTCGTGGTCCTCACCGCGACCCTCGCGAAGGCGCTGCTCGACTCGTCGGGGTCGGAGGACTCCTCCAGCCCGTCGGGCGATGGTCACCTCTCGGAGACGATCTCGGTAGAATCGACCGGCGGGACCGGTACGGATGCCATGATCGTCCAAGCCACGGGCTCACAGAGCCGCGGCGCAGCATCCCCAACAACACCTAAGGACACGTAG
- a CDS encoding peptidoglycan D,D-transpeptidase FtsI family protein: MNVPIRRVAVVALALFLILMGAATWIQFVQAPSLNADGRNSRSLYRELSIQRGPIVAGGQTIAESVPVDDAFKYQRVYSQPEMYAAVTGYYSFRFQSTGLERSANEYLAGTSDSLWWDRFRNLVSGGSPQGSSVEVTIDPVVQQAAWDALGNQRGAVVALDPKTGAILALVSKPSYDPNLVASHSAADASAAYQALADDSARPLDNRATAGRTYPPGSTFKLVTAAAALEDGTVTTEDQIPAPDQLQLPQSSRMLNNFGGESCSPTGTMTLADALRISCNTAFAQLGMDLGPEALDDQAEAFGFDSRMSVPLPVTPSHFPLEVDGQTIDDAQTALSAIGQYDVRVTPLQVAMVSAAIANGGTLMQPYLIDRVRTPDLSVAVETDPEEIGTPISRSTADSLRDMMVGVVQDGTGTSAQIPGVQVAGKSGTAETTADAAPHAWFTSFAPADDPQVVVAVIVENGGDAGNEATGGRVAAPIARAVMEAVINR, encoded by the coding sequence ATGAACGTCCCCATCCGGCGCGTCGCCGTCGTCGCCCTCGCCCTGTTCCTCATCCTCATGGGCGCCGCGACGTGGATCCAGTTCGTCCAGGCTCCCTCGCTCAACGCGGACGGCCGCAACTCGCGGTCGCTGTACCGCGAGCTGAGCATCCAGCGCGGCCCGATCGTCGCCGGTGGCCAGACGATCGCCGAGTCCGTGCCCGTCGACGACGCCTTCAAGTACCAGCGCGTGTACTCCCAGCCCGAGATGTACGCGGCCGTCACCGGCTACTACTCGTTCCGGTTCCAGTCGACCGGTCTCGAGCGGTCGGCCAACGAGTACCTCGCCGGGACCTCCGACTCGCTCTGGTGGGACAGGTTCCGCAACCTCGTGAGCGGCGGCTCACCGCAGGGTTCCTCGGTCGAGGTGACCATCGACCCCGTGGTGCAGCAGGCCGCGTGGGACGCGCTCGGCAACCAGCGCGGAGCCGTGGTCGCCCTCGACCCCAAGACGGGTGCGATCCTCGCCCTGGTCTCCAAGCCGTCCTACGACCCCAACCTCGTCGCCTCGCACTCCGCCGCCGACGCGAGCGCCGCCTACCAGGCGCTCGCCGACGACAGCGCACGGCCGCTCGACAACCGCGCGACCGCCGGCCGGACCTACCCGCCCGGGTCGACCTTCAAGCTGGTCACCGCCGCCGCGGCGCTCGAGGACGGGACCGTGACCACCGAGGACCAGATCCCGGCGCCCGACCAGCTCCAGCTCCCCCAGTCGAGCAGGATGCTCAACAACTTCGGCGGGGAGTCGTGCTCGCCGACCGGCACCATGACCCTCGCCGACGCCCTGCGCATCTCGTGCAACACCGCCTTCGCGCAGCTCGGCATGGACCTCGGGCCCGAGGCCCTCGACGACCAGGCCGAGGCGTTCGGCTTCGACTCCCGGATGTCGGTCCCGCTCCCGGTCACCCCCAGCCACTTCCCGCTCGAGGTCGACGGCCAGACCATCGACGACGCGCAGACCGCGCTCTCCGCGATCGGCCAGTACGACGTCCGGGTGACCCCGCTCCAGGTCGCGATGGTGTCGGCGGCGATCGCCAACGGCGGCACGCTCATGCAGCCGTACCTCATCGACCGGGTCCGGACCCCTGACCTCTCCGTCGCGGTCGAGACCGACCCCGAGGAGATCGGGACGCCCATCTCGCGCTCGACCGCCGACTCGCTCCGCGACATGATGGTCGGGGTCGTGCAGGACGGGACCGGGACCTCGGCGCAGATCCCCGGCGTGCAGGTCGCCGGGAAGTCCGGGACCGCCGAGACGACCGCGGACGCCGCGCCCCACGCCTGGTTCACCTCCTTCGCACCGGCGGACGACCCGCAGGTGGTCGTCGCGGTGATCGTCGAGAACGGCGGAGACGCCGGCAACGAGGCGACCGGAGGTCGCGTGGCGGCCCCGATCGCCCGTGCAGTCATGGAAGCGGTGATCAACCGATGA